A genomic stretch from Lathyrus oleraceus cultivar Zhongwan6 chromosome 2, CAAS_Psat_ZW6_1.0, whole genome shotgun sequence includes:
- the LOC127118500 gene encoding uncharacterized protein LOC127118500 — protein sequence MWRPWGKSTSRIHSSSSSSLPSSPFSCSSFKDIQTLCLDEPPQQSLPSSPTPKYPIFQRVLLANSLLRTWSNQLHQQPHRLPRTRSHPEPSSEPKPSPSTPEPDQEPEQEPSRNESTHAPPLLSPTPSLPPPIYFPGTEQRVVIYFTSLRVVRPIFEDCKSALAILRAFRVNLDERDVTMDSSFLTELNRIMGRTGLKLPRVFINGRYVGGGEEIRTMHEIGELKKLLEDLPVVDPTECHVCGGHRFVLCNVCNGSKKVYTDKAGFKICIVCNENGLLRCPPCFSFDLINNEKIE from the coding sequence ATGTGGCGACCGTGGGGAAAATCAACGTCTCGGATTCACAGCTCCTCTTCATCCTCATTACCCTCTTCCCCATTCTCTTGTTCTTCCTTCAAAGACATTCAAACCCTTTGTCTCGATGAACCACCTCAACAATCCTTACCTTCTTCACCAACCCCAAAATACCCTATTTTCCAAAGAGTCCTACTCGCCAACTCGCTCCTCCGAACCTGGTCAAATCAACTCCACCAACAACCACACAGATTACCCAGAACCCGCTCTCACCCAGAACCAAGCTCCGAACCAAAACCATCACCATCAACACCAGAACCAGATCAAGAACCAGAACAAGAACCATCACGCAATGAATCCACCCACGCGCCACCGCTACTCTCTCCAACTCCATCACTCCCGCCACCGATTTACTTTCCGGGAACAGAACAGCGCGTGGTCATCTACTTCACAAGCCTGCGCGTGGTGAGACCCATCTTCGAAGACTGCAAAAGCGCACTCGCGATCCTTCGTGCCTTCCGCGTTAACCTCGACGAACGCGATGTGACCATGGATTCCTCCTTTTTGACCGAACTGAACCGGATAATGGGTCGAACCGGTTTAAAACTGCCACGTGTATTCATCAACGGAAGATACGTTGGTGGAGGCGAAGAGATTAGAACAATGCACGAGATTGGCGAGCTCAAGAAGTTACTCGAAGACTTGCCCGTAGTGGATCCAACTGAATGCCACGTGTGCGGGGGTCACAGGTTCGTTCTGTGCAACGTGTGTAACGGTAGCAAGAAGGTGTATACAGATAAAGCTGGGTTTAAAATTTGTATTGTTTGCAATGAAAATGGTCTTCTTAGGTGCCCtccttgtttttcttttgatttaattaacaatgaaaaaattgaatga